The proteins below are encoded in one region of Micromonospora pisi:
- a CDS encoding aminodeoxychorismate/anthranilate synthase component II, whose protein sequence is MRVLVIDNYDSFVFNLVQYLGQLGVDCEVRRNDEIELAEIGRLGVAGVLLSPGPGAPERAGICLDVIREYAGQLPIFGVCLGHQAIGVAFGATVTRAPELLHGKTSQVQHKSVGVLAGLPDPFTATRYHSLAVLAETLPDEIEVTGWTESGVVMAMRHRTLPIEGVQFHPESVLTEGGHLMLANWLASCGHPEALELAPALAAEVDVRRRSAFVTV, encoded by the coding sequence ATGCGCGTCCTCGTGATCGACAACTACGACTCCTTCGTCTTCAACCTGGTCCAGTACCTGGGCCAGCTCGGCGTCGACTGCGAGGTACGCCGGAACGACGAGATCGAGTTGGCCGAGATCGGCCGGTTGGGCGTCGCCGGGGTGCTGCTCTCCCCGGGCCCGGGCGCACCGGAGCGAGCCGGCATCTGCCTCGACGTGATCCGTGAGTACGCCGGCCAGCTACCGATCTTCGGGGTCTGCCTGGGCCACCAGGCCATCGGTGTCGCCTTCGGGGCGACCGTCACCCGGGCACCGGAACTGCTGCACGGCAAGACGTCGCAGGTGCAGCACAAGTCGGTGGGGGTGCTCGCCGGCCTGCCCGACCCGTTCACCGCGACCCGCTACCACTCGCTGGCCGTACTGGCGGAGACGCTGCCCGACGAGATCGAGGTGACCGGCTGGACCGAATCCGGCGTGGTGATGGCGATGCGCCACCGCACCCTGCCGATCGAGGGCGTCCAGTTCCACCCCGAGTCGGTGCTGACCGAGGGCGGTCACCTGATGCTCGCCAACTGGCTCGCCTCCTGCGGTCACCCGGAGGCGTTGGAGCTGGCACCGGCGCTCGCCGCCGAGGTTGACGTACGCCGCCGCTCCGCCTTCGTCACCGTCTAG
- a CDS encoding class E sortase: MVIPRVTGPGAVPSAPAAPPTAAPPTTPRVTPTAAAPAPLAPSAFPAPATGPTPAATARPSVEFLISPPSRSGQATPGSAQASPPSNGQATPGSAQASPPTNGRATAGPAQPDAGPAARPGGTRATTPSAPASPSPWAPPRPPTPTVDPTAAARARGPWPGTVAPTGFPLNGPPRSAKPTADVPGFPTAASAPEQTQSIPTAAASPERTQPIPGTPANTPERTQPGAGTTAGASERTQPIPGSAPEPTGPRPSVPGYTMQASERTQLIPKLTSAPPVATGPTATGSSPATPSTPDGTGTATTGTQTNGAVRPPAVTAQPGQPTHAENSTMLIPAVPVHDPSSTALLPTMTPRKTQPFQHATAMLPTVPGGSRPDQSPAAGDDPAGGDQAEPDGEARPRRGERVVKLRPERTGEGYKSVYSELTRPTIGSRIRTGLRFSGELMITFGLIILLFAGYEIWGKSVIVNAHQSTLSQELERAWEDEPGPDPTVAPTGGPSAPPGVAPPKAPAGGKPMASLYIPKLDKSWVVVEGVTQKDIRYAPGHYPKTALPGQVGNFSVAGHRNKATFWSLDELHDGDVIVVESKTDWYVYKVTDNLIVKPSQVEVVAAVPGKPKAKPTKAMLTLTTCNPKFDNYERLIIHAELARKQPKSAGQPDELKG, encoded by the coding sequence ATGGTGATTCCACGAGTCACCGGGCCTGGGGCCGTCCCGTCGGCACCGGCGGCCCCGCCGACCGCCGCCCCGCCGACCACGCCCCGGGTCACACCCACCGCCGCGGCTCCCGCACCTCTGGCACCCTCCGCGTTCCCCGCACCCGCCACTGGGCCGACGCCCGCCGCGACCGCGCGACCCAGCGTCGAGTTCCTGATCAGTCCACCCAGCAGAAGCGGTCAGGCCACTCCCGGGTCAGCGCAGGCCAGTCCACCCAGCAACGGTCAGGCCACCCCCGGGTCAGCGCAGGCCAGTCCACCGACCAACGGTCGTGCCACCGCCGGGCCGGCTCAGCCCGACGCTGGGCCGGCGGCACGCCCCGGCGGCACGCGAGCCACCACGCCCTCGGCGCCAGCCTCCCCGAGCCCGTGGGCACCGCCCCGCCCTCCGACGCCCACCGTCGACCCCACGGCAGCGGCCCGGGCACGGGGACCGTGGCCCGGCACGGTCGCGCCGACCGGTTTCCCGCTGAACGGGCCGCCCCGGTCCGCGAAACCGACGGCCGACGTACCCGGCTTTCCGACCGCTGCGTCGGCGCCCGAACAGACGCAGTCCATCCCCACCGCCGCGGCGTCGCCGGAGCGGACCCAGCCCATCCCCGGTACGCCCGCGAACACCCCGGAACGGACCCAGCCCGGAGCTGGTACGACCGCAGGGGCCTCGGAACGTACCCAGCCCATCCCGGGCAGCGCCCCGGAGCCGACCGGGCCACGTCCATCCGTTCCCGGATACACCATGCAGGCGTCGGAACGTACCCAGCTCATCCCGAAGCTGACCAGCGCGCCCCCGGTGGCGACCGGGCCGACTGCGACGGGTTCGTCACCGGCGACGCCCAGCACACCGGATGGCACGGGCACCGCCACCACCGGAACTCAGACGAACGGAGCGGTACGCCCCCCGGCGGTCACGGCCCAGCCGGGGCAGCCGACGCACGCCGAGAACTCCACCATGCTCATCCCGGCGGTGCCGGTACACGATCCGTCGTCCACCGCACTGCTCCCGACCATGACGCCGAGGAAGACCCAGCCCTTCCAGCACGCCACGGCGATGCTGCCGACCGTACCCGGCGGAAGCCGGCCCGACCAGAGCCCGGCAGCGGGCGACGATCCGGCCGGCGGCGACCAGGCCGAGCCCGACGGTGAGGCTCGGCCACGTCGGGGCGAGCGGGTCGTCAAACTCCGTCCGGAACGCACCGGAGAGGGCTACAAGAGCGTCTACTCGGAGCTGACCCGGCCCACCATCGGATCGCGCATCCGCACCGGCCTCCGGTTCAGCGGCGAATTGATGATCACGTTTGGTTTGATCATCCTGCTCTTCGCCGGGTACGAAATCTGGGGCAAGTCGGTCATCGTCAACGCCCACCAGAGCACCCTGAGTCAGGAGCTCGAACGGGCCTGGGAGGACGAACCCGGCCCCGATCCGACCGTCGCCCCGACCGGCGGACCGAGCGCGCCACCCGGAGTCGCTCCACCGAAGGCACCGGCCGGCGGCAAGCCGATGGCATCGCTCTACATCCCCAAGCTCGACAAGAGCTGGGTGGTGGTGGAGGGCGTCACCCAGAAGGACATCCGGTACGCCCCCGGGCACTACCCGAAGACCGCCCTGCCCGGCCAGGTCGGGAACTTCTCGGTCGCCGGCCACCGCAACAAGGCCACCTTCTGGAGCCTGGACGAACTGCACGACGGTGACGTGATCGTGGTCGAGTCAAAGACCGACTGGTACGTCTACAAGGTGACCGACAACCTGATCGTCAAGCCCAGCCAGGTCGAGGTCGTCGCGGCGGTACCCGGCAAGCCCAAGGCCAAGCCGACCAAGGCGATGCTCACCCTGACCACGTGCAACCCGAAGTTCGACAACTACGAGCGGCTGATCATCCACGCCGAGCTGGCCCGTAAACAACCGAAGTCGGCCGGGCAGCCGGACGAACTGAAGGGCTGA
- the pknB gene encoding Stk1 family PASTA domain-containing Ser/Thr kinase has protein sequence MTAQARLLGGRYQVGELLGYGGMAEVHRGRDLRLGRDVAIKMLRTDLARDATFQMRFRREAQNAASLNHPAIVAVYDTGEEIAPTGETLPFIVMEFVNGRTLKEVLAAEGRLMPRRALEISADICAALEFSHRHGIIHRDIKPGNVMLTLNGQVKVMDFGIARALASGATTMTQTSAVIGTAQYLSPEQARGEPVDARSDVYAAGCVIFELLCGHPPFVGDSPVSVAYQHVREDPPTPSDINREVTPPIDAIILKALSKNPLNRYQSAGEMRADLLRAAAGRPVMATPVMRDDETTALPPAGVVRPGAGGSRPAPARVGDPGRRRASAWVLATLSGLGVLAVIALVAGLLLNQQDDPGTTTVKVQGVVGQSEAAASAALRQQGLRTVTAEPVFNDTCEKDTVTSQQPAADAPVAPNTLVTLQLCGGRESVTVPPALVNSPYDNVKDQLTAAGLVPKRKDVESDKAAGTVLEVTPNSGAKVPKGSEVEVKVATGNLKEVPDVVGDSVEDATDTLDNLGFNVQVVNGSKVAPQDAGRVERQSIAEGQKRKPGTQIVLTVTVARQEQPSTNPTNPTGTPTPSGGAGAGGGGGEPITPGNPTPSTRPTKTGIR, from the coding sequence ATGACTGCGCAGGCCCGCCTGCTGGGTGGCAGGTATCAGGTCGGCGAGCTGCTCGGCTACGGCGGCATGGCCGAGGTGCACCGAGGGCGCGACCTCCGGCTCGGCCGGGACGTCGCGATCAAGATGCTTCGTACCGACCTGGCCCGGGATGCGACCTTCCAGATGCGGTTCCGCCGCGAGGCGCAGAACGCCGCATCCCTGAACCACCCGGCCATCGTCGCCGTCTACGACACCGGCGAGGAGATCGCGCCAACCGGCGAGACACTGCCGTTCATCGTCATGGAGTTCGTCAACGGGCGCACCCTCAAAGAGGTGCTCGCGGCCGAGGGCCGGCTGATGCCCCGCCGCGCCCTGGAGATCTCCGCCGACATCTGCGCCGCGCTGGAATTCAGCCACCGGCACGGGATCATTCACCGGGACATCAAGCCCGGCAACGTGATGTTGACCTTGAATGGTCAGGTCAAGGTCATGGACTTCGGTATCGCCCGGGCCCTGGCCAGCGGCGCCACCACGATGACCCAGACCAGTGCGGTCATCGGCACCGCCCAGTACCTCTCCCCGGAGCAGGCCCGGGGCGAGCCGGTGGACGCCCGCTCGGACGTCTACGCGGCTGGCTGCGTGATCTTCGAACTGCTCTGCGGACACCCCCCGTTCGTGGGTGACAGCCCGGTCAGTGTGGCGTACCAGCACGTCCGGGAGGATCCGCCGACCCCGAGCGACATCAATCGGGAGGTCACGCCCCCGATCGACGCGATCATTCTCAAGGCGCTCTCCAAGAACCCGCTCAACCGTTACCAGAGCGCCGGTGAGATGCGGGCCGACCTGCTTCGGGCCGCGGCGGGCCGACCGGTGATGGCCACCCCGGTGATGCGCGACGACGAGACCACCGCCCTGCCGCCGGCCGGGGTCGTACGCCCGGGTGCGGGTGGCTCGCGTCCGGCACCGGCACGGGTCGGCGACCCCGGCCGGCGCCGCGCCTCCGCCTGGGTGCTCGCCACCCTCAGCGGGCTCGGTGTCCTCGCGGTGATCGCACTCGTCGCCGGCCTGCTGTTGAACCAGCAGGACGACCCCGGGACGACGACGGTCAAGGTGCAGGGCGTGGTCGGGCAGTCGGAGGCGGCGGCCTCCGCCGCGCTCCGCCAGCAAGGGCTGCGGACCGTCACTGCTGAGCCGGTCTTCAACGACACCTGCGAGAAGGACACGGTCACCAGCCAGCAGCCGGCGGCCGACGCCCCGGTGGCGCCGAACACCCTGGTCACCCTCCAGCTCTGCGGTGGACGCGAGTCGGTGACCGTGCCGCCCGCGCTGGTCAACAGCCCGTACGACAACGTGAAGGATCAGCTCACGGCAGCGGGTCTGGTCCCCAAGCGCAAGGACGTGGAGAGCGACAAGGCTGCCGGCACCGTGCTCGAGGTCACCCCGAACTCCGGTGCCAAGGTGCCGAAGGGCTCCGAGGTCGAGGTGAAGGTCGCCACCGGCAACCTGAAGGAGGTGCCGGACGTTGTCGGCGACTCCGTGGAGGATGCCACGGACACGCTCGACAACCTCGGCTTCAACGTGCAGGTCGTGAATGGTTCGAAGGTGGCGCCCCAGGATGCCGGCCGGGTGGAGAGGCAGAGCATCGCCGAAGGCCAGAAGCGCAAGCCCGGCACCCAGATCGTTCTCACCGTCACCGTTGCCCGTCAGGAACAACCAAGCACGAACCCGACGAACCCGACCGGCACCCCCACACCGAGTGGTGGGGCGGGAGCCGGCGGCGGCGGAGGCGAACCGATCACTCCCGGCAACCCCACCCCGAGCACCCGGCCGACCAAAACCGGCATCCGCTAG
- a CDS encoding FtsW/RodA/SpoVE family cell cycle protein translates to MPRVRDATSRRNAELSLLLLAMALVLGYAATVEANLLDTVTLDFWVPTAALTVVFLGLHLVIRYLAPYADPVLVPAVALINGLGVGFLRRLDLGDAKPEERADFPIFAGTGGRQLAWTLAAVILAAGLLVLLRDHRAISRYAYTLGLAGIVLVMIPAVLPRSMSEINGAKLWIMIGGFSIQPGEFAKLALLVFFAYYLVRKREVLSLASRRFLGVDFPRGRDLGPVIGVWLVSLMVLVFEKDLGTSLLYFGMFVVTLYIATERVSWLIIGLLLFFGGAFLAYFLGSTVGGPFANFYLRAEIWLHPFDDPLNDGYQLVQGLLGLGTGGLFGAGPGAGQPTLVPEVHNDFIFAGMGEEIGLFGLSALLVIYLLIVERGLRAALAVRDSFGKLLAGGLAFTLGLQVFVIVGGISKLIPLTGQTTPFLSAGGSSLMANWLLVAMLLRISDAARRPVDGSSPARAAGGSGTPPAQLHGAQTEVIRP, encoded by the coding sequence TGCCGACCGCGGCCCTCACCGTGGTCTTCCTCGGCCTGCACCTGGTGATCCGTTACCTGGCGCCGTACGCGGACCCGGTGCTGGTGCCGGCGGTGGCACTGATCAACGGGCTGGGTGTGGGCTTCCTCCGCCGGCTCGACCTCGGCGACGCCAAACCGGAGGAACGGGCCGACTTCCCGATCTTCGCGGGCACCGGTGGCCGCCAGTTGGCCTGGACCCTGGCCGCGGTGATTCTCGCCGCCGGACTGCTGGTCCTGCTCCGGGACCACCGAGCCATCTCGCGGTACGCGTACACGCTCGGCCTCGCCGGAATCGTGCTGGTGATGATTCCAGCGGTCCTGCCGCGCAGCATGTCGGAGATCAACGGCGCCAAGCTCTGGATCATGATTGGCGGGTTCTCGATCCAGCCGGGTGAGTTCGCCAAGTTGGCCCTGCTGGTCTTCTTCGCCTACTACCTGGTTCGGAAGCGGGAGGTGCTGTCGCTGGCGAGCCGCCGCTTCCTCGGCGTCGACTTCCCACGCGGCCGGGACCTCGGGCCGGTGATCGGGGTCTGGCTGGTCAGCCTCATGGTCCTCGTCTTCGAGAAGGACCTCGGCACCTCGCTGCTCTACTTCGGCATGTTCGTGGTGACGCTCTATATCGCCACCGAACGGGTCAGCTGGTTGATCATCGGTCTGCTGCTCTTCTTTGGCGGTGCCTTCCTGGCGTACTTCCTGGGCAGCACGGTCGGCGGCCCGTTCGCCAACTTCTACCTGCGGGCCGAGATCTGGTTGCACCCGTTCGACGACCCGCTCAATGACGGCTATCAACTCGTCCAGGGGCTACTCGGACTCGGCACCGGAGGTCTCTTCGGCGCCGGGCCGGGCGCCGGCCAGCCGACCCTGGTGCCCGAGGTGCACAACGACTTCATCTTCGCCGGCATGGGTGAGGAGATCGGCCTCTTCGGGCTCTCCGCGCTGCTCGTCATCTACCTGCTGATCGTCGAGCGGGGGCTACGCGCCGCGCTGGCCGTACGCGACTCGTTCGGCAAGCTGCTCGCCGGTGGCCTCGCGTTCACCCTCGGACTGCAGGTCTTCGTGATCGTCGGCGGCATCAGCAAGCTCATTCCGCTGACCGGACAGACGACGCCGTTCCTCTCCGCCGGTGGTTCGTCACTGATGGCGAACTGGCTGCTGGTGGCGATGCTGCTACGGATCTCCGACGCGGCCCGACGGCCGGTGGACGGCTCCTCACCCGCCCGCGCTGCGGGCGGCTCCGGGACGCCCCCGGCCCAGTTGCACGGCGCGCAGACGGAGGTGATTCGCCCGTGA
- a CDS encoding peptidoglycan D,D-transpeptidase FtsI family protein: protein MNAPLRKVGVVVMVLFGLLFVNLNWVQGYKADEYRTSDYNGRVQVAQYDRKRGNIEAGGTALASSKETSGRLKFLRSYVDGPMYAHVLGYQPVNIGPTGIERSENDFLAGTSDQLFGDRVRDLFTGDQTAGGNVLLTLSRRAQQTAFDEMTKNRVGAVRGAAIALNPTTGAVQALVSMPSFDPNTLTTHDTDAATAAYDKLVQDPNEPLLNRALTETYPPGSTFKVIDAAAALENGYTKDTKIPAGASYTAPTSGTPIRNAAASICPEAEVTLEDALTESCNTGFAQLAGKLGAETIKAKARAFGFGDADLTVGRLDENGLATATSETGDIKNPDGGDDPAALAQSAIGQNNVRMTPLEGAMIAAAVANNGSQMRPYLVQQLLGPDRTTDYYTADPRELRQPVSEPVAATLRDMMINVVQNGTGTAAKIKGYQVGGKTGTAQVDSNTQDHGWFIGFVMKDGKPISAVAVFLEAAGSGGSAEATRIAGQIMQAVIQDGGGK from the coding sequence GTGAACGCACCCCTGCGCAAGGTCGGCGTGGTCGTCATGGTCCTGTTCGGCCTGCTCTTCGTGAATCTCAACTGGGTCCAGGGCTACAAGGCCGACGAATACCGCACCAGCGACTACAACGGTCGGGTCCAGGTCGCCCAGTACGACCGCAAGCGGGGCAACATCGAGGCCGGCGGTACGGCCCTGGCCAGCAGCAAGGAGACCTCGGGCCGGTTGAAGTTCCTGCGCTCGTACGTCGACGGGCCGATGTACGCGCACGTGCTCGGCTACCAGCCGGTCAACATCGGGCCGACCGGTATCGAGCGGAGCGAGAACGACTTCCTCGCCGGCACCAGCGACCAGCTCTTCGGGGACCGGGTCCGGGACCTCTTCACCGGTGACCAGACCGCCGGCGGAAACGTGCTGCTGACCCTCTCCCGTCGGGCCCAGCAGACCGCCTTCGACGAGATGACCAAGAACAGGGTCGGCGCGGTCCGGGGTGCGGCCATCGCGCTGAACCCGACCACCGGGGCGGTGCAGGCGCTGGTCTCCATGCCCAGCTTCGACCCCAACACCTTGACCACGCACGACACCGATGCGGCGACCGCGGCGTACGACAAGCTCGTTCAGGATCCGAACGAGCCGCTGCTGAACCGTGCGCTCACCGAGACCTACCCGCCGGGCTCGACCTTCAAGGTGATCGACGCCGCCGCCGCGTTGGAGAACGGCTACACCAAGGACACCAAGATCCCGGCCGGGGCGAGCTACACCGCGCCGACCTCGGGCACTCCGATCCGCAACGCCGCCGCGAGCATCTGCCCGGAGGCGGAGGTGACGCTCGAGGACGCGCTCACCGAGTCCTGCAACACCGGCTTCGCGCAGCTCGCGGGCAAGCTCGGCGCCGAGACGATCAAGGCGAAGGCGCGGGCGTTCGGTTTCGGGGACGCGGACCTCACCGTCGGTCGGCTCGACGAGAACGGCCTCGCCACGGCGACCAGCGAGACCGGCGACATCAAGAACCCCGACGGTGGGGACGACCCGGCGGCGCTGGCCCAGTCGGCGATCGGGCAGAACAACGTACGGATGACACCGCTGGAAGGGGCCATGATCGCCGCTGCGGTGGCGAACAACGGCAGCCAGATGCGGCCGTACCTGGTGCAGCAGTTGCTGGGGCCGGACCGGACCACCGACTACTACACCGCCGACCCGCGTGAGCTGCGCCAGCCGGTGAGCGAGCCGGTGGCCGCCACCCTGCGCGACATGATGATCAACGTGGTCCAGAACGGCACCGGTACGGCGGCCAAGATCAAGGGCTACCAGGTCGGCGGCAAGACCGGCACCGCCCAGGTCGACTCGAACACCCAGGACCACGGCTGGTTCATCGGGTTCGTGATGAAGGACGGCAAGCCGATCTCGGCGGTGGCGGTGTTCCTGGAGGCCGCCGGCAGTGGCGGCAGCGCGGAGGCCACCCGGATCGCCGGTCAGATCATGCAGGCGGTCATCCAGGACGGGGGTGGCAAGTAA
- a CDS encoding serine/threonine-protein kinase: MLSPGVLLGNRYRLDERIAGGGMGDVWRGTDEVLGRTVAVKILLPALLDEPGFAERFRGEARTMATINHPGVVDVYDYGSDQQIAFLVMEYVEGDALSTTLGRVGRLTPARTMALMAQAADALHAAHEKGIVHRDVKPGNLLVRPNGTLVLTDFGIARSAMVGQLTAAGSVLGTASYISPEQATGGTASPASDVYALGVVAYQCLSGRRPFEGENPLDIAMQHVRDAPRPLPADIPPAVRAIVERSMAKDPAARWPTAATLAAVARQAATPAQPMRPPAHPAPAQPNRAAGHPMPPNPVQPGRPAGHPGSVPPSIQPASPAGGPISGAPGAPLSTPGGTRVGAPYPPAGAASVPPRPVAASATPPQTGSYHRGAAAVPAPRPPQTTGYGQPMAPASVARPQQSPANRSLMVALAVVLGLVVLICSGVISYWVTKNGSASNNSLRTVTSSLQRVNERDDSQYAPYRRIERDVYGARMTQMSEGRQTR; the protein is encoded by the coding sequence ATGCTGAGCCCCGGGGTCCTGCTGGGTAACCGTTACCGCCTCGACGAGCGGATCGCCGGCGGCGGCATGGGTGACGTCTGGCGTGGCACCGACGAGGTGCTCGGACGTACCGTCGCGGTGAAGATCCTGCTGCCAGCGCTCCTCGACGAGCCGGGATTCGCCGAACGGTTCCGGGGCGAGGCCCGGACCATGGCGACGATCAACCACCCCGGCGTGGTGGACGTCTACGACTACGGCAGCGACCAGCAGATCGCCTTCCTGGTGATGGAGTACGTCGAGGGCGACGCGCTTTCGACCACCCTGGGGCGGGTCGGCCGGCTCACCCCGGCTCGGACCATGGCACTGATGGCGCAGGCCGCCGACGCCCTGCACGCGGCCCACGAGAAGGGCATCGTGCACCGCGACGTCAAGCCGGGAAACCTGCTGGTCCGACCGAACGGCACGTTGGTACTCACCGATTTCGGTATCGCCCGGTCGGCGATGGTCGGACAGCTCACCGCAGCGGGCTCGGTGCTCGGCACCGCCTCGTACATTTCACCCGAGCAGGCCACCGGGGGAACCGCCTCACCCGCCTCGGACGTCTACGCCCTCGGTGTGGTGGCCTACCAGTGCCTTTCCGGACGGCGCCCGTTCGAGGGGGAGAACCCGCTCGACATCGCGATGCAGCACGTGCGGGACGCGCCCCGACCGCTGCCCGCGGACATTCCGCCGGCCGTACGGGCGATTGTCGAACGGTCGATGGCGAAGGACCCGGCGGCCAGGTGGCCGACGGCCGCGACCCTGGCGGCGGTGGCGCGGCAGGCGGCCACTCCGGCGCAACCGATGCGCCCCCCGGCTCATCCGGCACCCGCCCAGCCGAACCGGGCCGCTGGGCATCCCATGCCCCCCAATCCCGTGCAACCGGGTCGGCCGGCGGGCCACCCCGGTTCGGTGCCGCCCTCGATCCAGCCGGCCTCGCCGGCTGGCGGGCCCATTTCGGGTGCACCCGGTGCGCCCCTGTCGACCCCGGGGGGCACCCGGGTGGGCGCCCCCTATCCGCCCGCTGGGGCCGCCTCGGTGCCGCCACGACCGGTCGCCGCGTCGGCCACACCGCCGCAAACCGGGAGTTACCACCGGGGCGCCGCCGCCGTTCCGGCTCCCCGGCCGCCGCAGACGACCGGTTACGGTCAGCCGATGGCGCCGGCCTCGGTCGCTCGACCCCAGCAGTCGCCGGCCAACCGGTCGTTGATGGTGGCCTTGGCGGTGGTGTTGGGGCTCGTGGTGCTGATCTGTTCCGGCGTGATTTCCTATTGGGTGACGAAGAACGGTTCCGCCAGCAACAACAGCCTGCGGACAGTGACGTCTAGCTTGCAGAGAGTCAACGAACGCGACGATTCGCAATACGCGCCGTACCGTCGGATAGAGCGGGACGTGTATGGCGCCCGGATGACCCAGATGAGCGAAGGACGACAGACGCGATGA